GTAACTCGCGCCCCTCATTGGAAACATCAAGACATTATCGCTAACTTGACTACGGAACTGAAAATTTGGTCAAGAAGCCATTTTGGTAGAGTTTTTTCATCACCCGGTATCATCTCATCAGAAGAAGATAATGTCATCCCTGATTTAGTTTGGGTGAGTGAGAAACGATTAGCTGAAATCGAAGATGAAGCAGGACATTTTACAGGCTTTCCAGAATTAATTGTAGAAGTGCTTTCCGCAGGAGAAAAAAACATTTATCGGGATAAGCAAGCGAAGTTAAAACTCTATTCTCAAGGTAGGGTGCAAGAGTACTGGATTGTTGATCGATTTAGCAGGGAGTTAGAAATTTATCGTCTAGAAAATGGGCAGTTAAAGTT
This window of the Euhalothece natronophila Z-M001 genome carries:
- a CDS encoding Uma2 family endonuclease yields the protein MTPIISPIRWTIHDLDALPENEGIRREIIAGKLFVTRAPHWKHQDIIANLTTELKIWSRSHFGRVFSSPGIISSEEDNVIPDLVWVSEKRLAEIEDEAGHFTGFPELIVEVLSAGEKNIYRDKQAKLKLYSQGRVQEYWIVDRFSRELEIYRLENGQLKLYEISKCLLQIKH